The following proteins are encoded in a genomic region of Lytechinus variegatus isolate NC3 chromosome 7, Lvar_3.0, whole genome shotgun sequence:
- the LOC121418441 gene encoding transcription factor castor-like isoform X1, producing the protein MLLFLRFLQDVIFVVVTMATGSHLAVNLQELEMLKREMPQQIPAGVQRSTSLDSMPPPAQPAPVANNTDRLQQQPQQSLAGIPELHNSLSSPPQACPVQRSRSLPLLDASQEIPAEILAQLTERENEQMVVTDVGQHALQRQQQQQQQDAQEPQPAPQQPLQQHNLNSRISDSTSTCNSISISNIVSNSSNVNNVPFSDYMQASQYRLLTQSQLQQATHLQENSQPLNLSQTAEVRQILSQGLPSHIPRVANFGGRHVQVGRDDLPLDWSNFQQAARYGIRPSEPRLGFPPAMLPPAIGQMPPTFNPAFSGRGIDSYGVGASAEGIRYSVPSAMNPNLQKPHMPLSVFARQHAFIKEEVGRQSPKDATRLLHVPMDHVENNNDKSSPNIQAMSDGSTSNIAEKNMMPLSVSVSVAFSEPSQDSPSFSQQSNSPALLKPAADQTLSMINYHEDHLLSDTGLMSNSPVPSSLDENFLNSNMIISTNSAARLSDATNLTGLDSNPPSVKMEGFDLFEGSGDVDEQNYITDSISPQSLSMEDSNQGLPHGIQQSHGNPRPLSQSSMSAAHARGKQK; encoded by the coding sequence TGTTGTCACGATGGCGACAGGGAGCCACCTTGCAGTCAATCTGCAAGAGTTGGAGATGCTAAAACGTGAGATGCCTCAACAGATCCCGGCAGGGGTGCAGCGGAGCACCTCTTTGGACAGCATGCCACCCCCAGCCCAGCCAGCACCCGTGGCAAACAATACCGATCGCCTCCAGCAGCAGCCACAACAATCCCTGGCTGGTATACCAGAATTACACAACTCCTTGTCATCTCCTCCTCAAGCGTGCCCTGTACAAAGAAGCCGTAGTTTACCCCTCCTAGATGCCAGCCAGGAAATACCTGCTGAAATTCTAGCACAACTGACTGAAAGAGAAAACGAACAGATGGTAGTCACTGATGTTGGACAGCACGCTCTTCAACggcaacagcagcagcaacagcaagATGCACAAGAACCACAACCTGCACCTCAGCAACCACTCCAACAGCACAACCTTAACAGTAGAATTAGCGATAGCACAAGTACATGCAACTCCATTAGTATCAGTAACATTGTGTCCAACAGCAGTAATGTGAATAACGTACCATTTTCAGACTATATGCAGGCATCTCAGTATAGACTTCTCACGCAATCTCAGCTACAGCAAGCAACTCACCTACAGGAAAACTCGCAGCCCCTAAATCTAAGCCAGACAGCGGAGGTTAGACAGATTCTTAGTCAGGGCCTGCCCTCCCATATCCCTAGGGTTGCTAACTTTGGTGGACGTCACGTCCAAGTTGGAAGAGATGATCTTCCACTTGACTGGTCCAACTTCCAACAGGCAGCAAGATACGGTATTCGTCCAAGTGAGCCACGTCTAGGATTTCCACCAGCTATGCTGCCTCCTGCCATTGGCCAAATGCCTCCTACATTTAATCCAGCTTTTTCTGGAAGAGGGATTGATTCGTATGGAGTAGGGGCAAGTGCTGAAGGTATCCGTTATAGCGTGCCAAGTGCTATGAACCCCAATCTTCAGAAGCCTCATATGCCATTGTCAGTTTTTGCTCGGCAGCACGCCTTTATTAAGGAAGAAGTTGGCCGTCAGTCTCCTAAGGATGCAACTCGATTGCTGCACGTCCCGATGGACCATGTTGAAAACAACAACGATAAGTCTTCACCTAACATCCAGGCTATGTCAGATGGCTCAACAAGTAACATAGCTGAGAAAAACATGATGCCCTTGTCAGTGAGTGTATCCGTCGCATTTTCAGAACCTAGTCAGGACAGCCCCTCGTTCTCGCAACAGAGCAATAGTCCTGCACTTCTTAAACCAGCAGCTGATCAGACGCTCAGCATGATTAACTATCATGAGGATCATCTCCTGTCCGACACTGGGCTCATGTCCAATAGCCCGGTTCCTAGCTCGCTGGATGAGAACTTTCTCAACAGCAACATGATCATCAGCACCAACTCGGCTGCCAGATTGAGTGATGCGACCAATCTGACAGGGCTTGATTCTAACCCACCCAGTGTGAAGATGGAAGGGTTTGACTTGTTTGAAGGCAGTGGGGATGTTGATGAACAGAACTATATCACCGATTCCATCTCACCTCAGTCTTTGAGTATGGAAGACTCTAATCAGGGACTACCTCATGGCATTCAACAAAGTCATGGGAATCCAAGGCCTCTCAGTCAGTCTAGTATGTCTGCAGCTCATGCTAGAGGtaagcaaaaataa
- the LOC121418441 gene encoding transcription factor castor-like isoform X2 has product MATGSHLAVNLQELEMLKREMPQQIPAGVQRSTSLDSMPPPAQPAPVANNTDRLQQQPQQSLAGIPELHNSLSSPPQACPVQRSRSLPLLDASQEIPAEILAQLTERENEQMVVTDVGQHALQRQQQQQQQDAQEPQPAPQQPLQQHNLNSRISDSTSTCNSISISNIVSNSSNVNNVPFSDYMQASQYRLLTQSQLQQATHLQENSQPLNLSQTAEVRQILSQGLPSHIPRVANFGGRHVQVGRDDLPLDWSNFQQAARYGIRPSEPRLGFPPAMLPPAIGQMPPTFNPAFSGRGIDSYGVGASAEGIRYSVPSAMNPNLQKPHMPLSVFARQHAFIKEEVGRQSPKDATRLLHVPMDHVENNNDKSSPNIQAMSDGSTSNIAEKNMMPLSVSVSVAFSEPSQDSPSFSQQSNSPALLKPAADQTLSMINYHEDHLLSDTGLMSNSPVPSSLDENFLNSNMIISTNSAARLSDATNLTGLDSNPPSVKMEGFDLFEGSGDVDEQNYITDSISPQSLSMEDSNQGLPHGIQQSHGNPRPLSQSSMSAAHARGKQK; this is encoded by the coding sequence ATGGCGACAGGGAGCCACCTTGCAGTCAATCTGCAAGAGTTGGAGATGCTAAAACGTGAGATGCCTCAACAGATCCCGGCAGGGGTGCAGCGGAGCACCTCTTTGGACAGCATGCCACCCCCAGCCCAGCCAGCACCCGTGGCAAACAATACCGATCGCCTCCAGCAGCAGCCACAACAATCCCTGGCTGGTATACCAGAATTACACAACTCCTTGTCATCTCCTCCTCAAGCGTGCCCTGTACAAAGAAGCCGTAGTTTACCCCTCCTAGATGCCAGCCAGGAAATACCTGCTGAAATTCTAGCACAACTGACTGAAAGAGAAAACGAACAGATGGTAGTCACTGATGTTGGACAGCACGCTCTTCAACggcaacagcagcagcaacagcaagATGCACAAGAACCACAACCTGCACCTCAGCAACCACTCCAACAGCACAACCTTAACAGTAGAATTAGCGATAGCACAAGTACATGCAACTCCATTAGTATCAGTAACATTGTGTCCAACAGCAGTAATGTGAATAACGTACCATTTTCAGACTATATGCAGGCATCTCAGTATAGACTTCTCACGCAATCTCAGCTACAGCAAGCAACTCACCTACAGGAAAACTCGCAGCCCCTAAATCTAAGCCAGACAGCGGAGGTTAGACAGATTCTTAGTCAGGGCCTGCCCTCCCATATCCCTAGGGTTGCTAACTTTGGTGGACGTCACGTCCAAGTTGGAAGAGATGATCTTCCACTTGACTGGTCCAACTTCCAACAGGCAGCAAGATACGGTATTCGTCCAAGTGAGCCACGTCTAGGATTTCCACCAGCTATGCTGCCTCCTGCCATTGGCCAAATGCCTCCTACATTTAATCCAGCTTTTTCTGGAAGAGGGATTGATTCGTATGGAGTAGGGGCAAGTGCTGAAGGTATCCGTTATAGCGTGCCAAGTGCTATGAACCCCAATCTTCAGAAGCCTCATATGCCATTGTCAGTTTTTGCTCGGCAGCACGCCTTTATTAAGGAAGAAGTTGGCCGTCAGTCTCCTAAGGATGCAACTCGATTGCTGCACGTCCCGATGGACCATGTTGAAAACAACAACGATAAGTCTTCACCTAACATCCAGGCTATGTCAGATGGCTCAACAAGTAACATAGCTGAGAAAAACATGATGCCCTTGTCAGTGAGTGTATCCGTCGCATTTTCAGAACCTAGTCAGGACAGCCCCTCGTTCTCGCAACAGAGCAATAGTCCTGCACTTCTTAAACCAGCAGCTGATCAGACGCTCAGCATGATTAACTATCATGAGGATCATCTCCTGTCCGACACTGGGCTCATGTCCAATAGCCCGGTTCCTAGCTCGCTGGATGAGAACTTTCTCAACAGCAACATGATCATCAGCACCAACTCGGCTGCCAGATTGAGTGATGCGACCAATCTGACAGGGCTTGATTCTAACCCACCCAGTGTGAAGATGGAAGGGTTTGACTTGTTTGAAGGCAGTGGGGATGTTGATGAACAGAACTATATCACCGATTCCATCTCACCTCAGTCTTTGAGTATGGAAGACTCTAATCAGGGACTACCTCATGGCATTCAACAAAGTCATGGGAATCCAAGGCCTCTCAGTCAGTCTAGTATGTCTGCAGCTCATGCTAGAGGtaagcaaaaataa